One Tripterygium wilfordii isolate XIE 37 chromosome 10, ASM1340144v1, whole genome shotgun sequence DNA segment encodes these proteins:
- the LOC120007531 gene encoding F-box protein SKIP14-like has protein sequence MALNFSHRPIFPAHLSEDKLASSMRIANGYLVDGIQEKAEECFDYRRDGADRCGSHESVSSDILDLLPSDPFGMDMSTTFTAITGWLEDLEVDYGGGFRRNDVGTGDGDYQLYAGLNFIWSNAMKYSVFSANMGFDEKLNVDGRCSSRCLEEKQAEDALLSHGGVVSACNVDCILSLENETRVNKDGGFLDFQSKELGPSLGHDCVGSACNVDDILSMGNETRGNEDAGFVDFQSEEFDAILSHDDVVSACKMDGIWRLGNEIRSSENAGCVGFQTQKIGECSGVSLADDDGAPHPALHYAFAYLGVRDLLAVETVCKTLRDTVRNDPLCWKNIHIAHPLNEKITDDILLELTNRALGKLESLTLVGCSKITDDGLKRVLEKNGRLTKLCVPGCTRLSIEGIVTSLTAFKNVGAQGVKQLRIGWIYGVTQKHFEELKLLLGIGSTQQNSDKLRFYHRGSMYLSYENDCPIDIESCPICQNPRLVYDCPAEGCLGKKHTTQVCRACTICIPRCAQCGRCINDSEYEETFCLELLCSACGKQLLDCQERHDSKNGLSGPPALDDLSCSVRDSEFMARG, from the exons ATGGCCTTGAATTTTTCACATCGACCCATCTTTCCTGCGCATTTATCTGAGGACAAATTGGCTTCGTCTATGAGAATTGCGAATGGGTACCTTGTGGACGGCATCCAAGAGAAAGCTGAGGAGTGTTTTGACTATAGAAGGGACGGGGCTGATAGGTGTGGGTCGCACGAGTCCGTTTCCAGCGACATTCTCGATCTCTTGCCTTCAGATCCCTTTGGCATGGATATGAGTACCACTTTTACTGCGATAACTGGTTGGCTTGAAGATTTGGAGGTGGACTATGGTGGTGGATTTAGGAGGAATGATGTGGGGACAGGTGATGGGGATTATCAGTTATATGCTGGACTTAATTTTATATGGAGTAATGCAATGAAGTATAGTGTTTTTTCTGCAAACATGGGTTTTGATGAAAAATTAAATGTGGATGGTAGATGTAGTAGCAGGTGTTTAGAGGAGAAGCAAGCAGAGGATGCATTGCTAAGTCACGGTGGTGTCGTATCTGCTTGTAATGTGGATTGTATTCTGAGTTTGGAGAATGAAACTAGGGTCAATAAAGATGGGGGTTTCTTGGACTTTCAGAGTAAAGAACTTGGGCCATCACTAGGTCATGATTGTGTCGGATCAGCTTGTAATGTGGATGACATATTGAGTATGGGGAATGAAACTAGGGGTAATGAAGATGCGGGTTTTGTAGACTTCCAGAGTGAAGAATTTGATGCAATACTAAGTCATGATGATGTTGTATCAGCTTGTAAGATGGATGGCATTTGGAGGTTGGGGAATGAAATCAGGAGCAGTGAAAATGCGGGTTGTGTGGGCTTTCAGACCCAAAAAATTGGGGAGTGCAGTGGAGTTAGTTTGGCTGATGATGATGGAGCTCCTCATCCGGCTTTGCATTATGCCTTTGCCTATCTGGGTGTGCGAGATCTTCTTGCTGTTGAAACAGTTTGCAAAACTCTGCGTGATACAGTTCGAAATGATCCTCTCTGCTGGAAGAATATTCACATAGCTCATCCATTAAATGAGAAGATTACTGATGATATTCTTTTGGAATTAACTAATAGGGCTCTTGGCAAGCTAGAGAGCTTAACCCTGGTGGGATGCTCAAAGATTACTGATGATGGTCTAAAACGTGTGCTCGAAAAAAATGGAAGGCTAACCAAG CTATGTGTGCCTGGATGTACAAGACTCAGTATTGAGGGCATAGTGACAAGCTTGACGGCATTTAAGAATGTTGGTGCTCAAGGAGTGAAGCAATTAAGGATTGGTTGGATTTATGGTGTCACTCAGAAGCATTTTGAAGAGCTGAAGTTGTTGTTGGGCATAGGTAGCACGCAGCAGAATTCCGACAAGCTGCGTTTCTATCACAGGGGGAGCATGTACTTGTCCTATGAGAATGATTGTCCAATTGATATCGAAAGCTGCCCTATATGTCAGAACCCGAGGCTAGTTTATGATTGCCCAGCGGAGGGTTGCCTGGGAAAGAAGCACACTACTCAGGTGTGCAGAGCATGCACAATTTGTATACCACGTTGTGCTCAGTGTGGTCGCTGTATTAATGACAGTGAATATGAGGAAACCTTTTGTTTGGAGTTGCTTTGTTCAGCTTGTGGAAAACAGCTCTTGGATTGCCAGGAGAGGCATGACAGCAAGAATGGTCTTTCCGGGCCACCTGCTCTCGATGACTTGAGCTGTAGTGTCAGAGACTCAGAGTTCATGGCTAGAGGCTAA
- the LOC120007070 gene encoding uncharacterized protein LOC120007070: MDSGPSWADQWDSQNPDPLPQPASDNDKKEDGKGKFGKTLLSLKWIKGIGKRSQK; the protein is encoded by the coding sequence ATGGATTCTGGACCATCCTGGGCTGATCAGTGGGATTCTCAAAATCCTGACCCTCTCCCTCAGCCAGCTTCCGACAACGACAAGAAGGAGGATGGGAAAGGCAAGTTTGGGAAGACATTGTTAAGCTTGAAATGGATAAAAGGGATTGGCAAGAGATCTCAGAAGTAA
- the LOC120007868 gene encoding mitotic spindle checkpoint protein MAD2-like: MASRTVAKDLITLRGSAAIVSEFFGYAANSILYNRGVYPEESFVKLKKYGLPMLLTQDEGVKSFIANLNAQLSEWLEEGKLQRIVLVIMSKGTNEVLERWNFSIETDGEVVEKGVSREKSDKEIMREIQAIMRQIASSITYLPCLDEPCVFDVLAYTDKDVAVPFTWIESDPKLIANPQMVKLHSFDTKIHKVDTLVSYKNDEWDEE; encoded by the exons ATGGCATCGAGAACGGTTGCTAAAGACCTAATCACTCTTAGAGGCTCTGCTGCGATTGTGAGCGAATTTTTTG GTTACGCTGCAAACAG TATTCTTTATAACCGCGGAGTCTATCCAGAAGAAAGCTTTGTGAAGTTGAAGAAATATGGGCTTCCCATGTTGCTTACTCAAGATGAGGGTGTCAAATCTTTCATTGCCAACCTGAACGCTCAGTTGTCTG AGTGGCTGGAAGAGGGGAAGCTGCAGAGGATTGTTCTTGTGATAATGAGCAAAGGAACCAATGAGGTTCTGGAGAGGTGGAACTTCAGCATTGAGACGGATGGAGAGGTTGTCGAGAAGGG TGTGTCAAGGGAGAAGAGTGACAAAGAAATTATGAGAGAGATACAAGCAATCATGCGACAAATTGCTTCAAGCATTACTTACTTGCCATGCCTTGATGAACCTT GTGTATTTGATGTGCTAGCATACACTGATAAAGATGTTGCAGTTCCATTCACTTGGATTGAGAGTGACCCGAAACTGATTGCGAATCCACAAATGGTGAAGTTGCATTCTTTTGATACCAAG ATCCACAAGGTTGACACTCTTGTATCCTACAAGAATGATGAATGGGATGAGGAGTAA
- the LOC120006958 gene encoding uncharacterized protein LOC120006958, with protein MASSRWLKPEVYPLFASVGLAVGICGMQLFRNITGNPEVRVMKEKRAAGVLDNFEEGERYAEHGLRKYVRNRPTQIMPKFNGFFTDPN; from the exons ATGGCCTCTTCAAGATGGTTGAAGCCTGAG GTTTATCCTCTGTTTGCATCAGTTGGTTTGGCAGTTGGAATCTGTGGGATGCAACTCTTTAGGAACATCACTGGCAATCCTGAAGTCAG GGTAATGAAGGAGAAGAGAGCAGCAGGAGTTCTTGACAACTttgaagagggagagagatatgCAGAGCATGGTCTGAGGAAGTATGTCCGCAATAGACCTACTCAGATCATGCCTAAATTCAACGGATTCTTCACCGATCCAAACTAA
- the LOC120006813 gene encoding glyceraldehyde-3-phosphate dehydrogenase, cytosolic-like, which yields MASDKKIKIGINGFGRIGRLVARVALQRNDVELVAVNDPFISTEYMTYMFKYDSVHGLWNKHELKVKDEKTLLFGDKPVTVFGIRNPEEIPWGQTGADFVVESTGVFTDKDKAAAHLKGGAKKVVISAPSKDAPMFVVGVNEKEYKPELDIVSNASCTTNCLAPLAKVINDKFGIVEGLMTTVHSITATQKTVDGPSMKDWRGGRAASFNIIPSSTGAAKAVGKVLPELNGKLTGMAFRVPTVDVSVVDLTVRLQKEATYEDIKAAIKAEAEGNLKGILGYTEDDVVSSDFVGDSRSSIFDAKAGIALSKNFVKVVSWYDNEWGYSTRVIDLIVHMAKTLA from the exons ATGG CATctgacaagaaaattaagatcgGGATCAACG GTTTCGGAAGGATTGGCCGTTTGGTTGCGAGAGTTGCTCTACAGAGGAACGATGTCGAGCTTGTTGCTGTTAACGATCCGTTCATTTCCACCGAATACATG ACATACATGTTCAAATACGACAGTGTTCATGGTTTGTGGAACAAGCATGAGTTGAAGGTCAAGGACGAGAAGACACTTCTCTTTGGTGATAAACCAGTCACTGTTTTTGGAATCAG GAACCCTGAGGAGATCCCATGGGGCCAGACTGGTGCTGATTTTGTCGTCGAGTCAACTGGAGTTTTCACCGATAAGGATAAGGCCGCTGCCCATTTGAAG GGTGGTGCAAAGAAGGTGGTCATTTCCGCCCCAAGCAAGGATGCACCAATGTTTGTGGTGGGTGTTAATGAGAAGGAATACAAGCCCGAGCTTGATATTGTTTCCAATGCTAGTTGCACTACTAACTGCCTTGCTCCCCTGGCCAAG GTCATCAATGACAAGTTTGGAATTGTTGAGGGTCTCATGACAACTGTGCATTCCATAACCG CCACCCAAAAAACTGTTGATGGCCCATCAATGAAGGACTGGAGAGGTGGAAGAGCTGCTTCCTTCAATATCATTCCCAGCAGCACTGGTGCTGCCAAG gcTGTGGGAAAAGTTCTTCCAGAACTTAATGGCAAATTGACTGGAATGGCATTCCGCGTTCCAACTGTGGATGTTTCAGTTGTTGATCTCACTGTAAGGCTTCAGAAGGAAGCTACCTATGAGGATATCAAAGCTGCCATTAA GGCGGAAGCCGAAGGCAATCTTAAGGGTATCTTGGGCTATACTGAAGATGATGTGGTGTCCTCTGACTTTGTTGGTGACAGCAG GTCGAGCATATTTGACGCTAAGGCTGGTATTGCTTTGAGCAAGAACTTTGTTAAAGTTGTCTCATGGTATGACAACGAGTGGGGCTACAG TACACGTGTGATTGACTTGATTGTTCACATGGCCAAGACCCTAGCTTGA
- the LOC120007569 gene encoding pentatricopeptide repeat-containing protein At3g04130, mitochondrial, translating into MMLTIRKCLKSNFFDLDYFVNASSKTYWRAFSSPEVSHFERASIIHQEEKLTDPRNKSNFDVLVARVNVGNSDNEVFQSLLHDQLCNAIQPSDDLINKLLHRFKDDWKSALGIFRWAESRSDYKLTLQAFDTMVDILGKAKQVDQMKSLLKEMCEGHLITLNTIGKVMRRLAGAGNWEYAVRTFDELATYGLEKNTESMNLLLDTLCKERNIELAREIFLELKSHIPPNAHTFNIFIHGWCKVNRVDEAHWTIQEMKGYGCHPCIISYSTIIHFYCRQYNFGKVYELLDEMDAHGCPPNVVTYTTIMSFLTKAGEFKEALEIAKRMESVGCRPDVLFYNSLIHTLGRAGQISEAVYVFKEEMPKTGVSPNTSTYNTMIAMLCHHAQEQNAFDLLKEMETSGHCKPDAQTYYPLLKLCFKTGKVDSLLNQLLDEMVHKHYLSLDLSTYTLLIHGLCRANKCEWACQLFEVMTSQDIIPQYQTCLLLLDEVKLKNMDDAADRIQAVMKKL; encoded by the coding sequence atgatGCTAACTATCCGAAAATGCCTTAAAAGCAACTTCTTCGACTTAGATTATTTTGTTAATGCTTCCTCCAAGACATATTGGCGTGCTTTTTCTTCACCCGAAGTTTCCCATTTTGAAAGAGCTAGCATTATTCATCAAGAAGAGAAATTAACAGACCCAAGAAACAAGTCTAATTTTGATGTTCTTGTGGCTAGAGTTAATGTTGGAAACAGTGACAACGAAGTTTTCCAATCTCTCCTTCATGACCAATTGTGTAATGCTATACAGCCTTCTGATGATCTTATTAATAAGCTGCTGCACCGCTTTAAGGATGATTGGAAATCTGCATTGGGTATTTTTAGATGGGCAGAGTCGCGCTCAGACTACAAACTCACACTACAGGCATTTGATACGATGGTTGACATATTGGGGAAGGCAAAACAGGTGGACCAGATGAAGTCTCTGTTAAAGGAAATGTGTGAGGGTCACCTTATCACACTTAACACAATAGGTAAGGTTATGAGAAGGTTAGCTGGTGCAGGGAACTGGGAATATGCGGTGAGGACATTTGATGAGTTAGCAACTTATGGATTGGAGAAGAATACAGAATCTATGAACTTGTTGCTGGACACACTTTGCAAGGAGAGAAATATTGAGCTGGCACGTGAAATATTCTTGGAGCTCAAATCTCATATTCCACCAAATGCGCAcacatttaatatttttattcatggTTGGTGCAAAGTCAATCGGGTTGATGAGGCTCACTGGACAATCCAAGAAATGAAGGGATATGGCTGCCATCCTTGTATCATCAGCTACTCAACTATCATCCATTTTTATTGCCGCCAATACAACTTTGGAAAGGTCTATGAGCTGCTTGATGAGATGGACGCTCATGGATGCCCGCCAAATGTTGTCACCTACACCACCATCATGAGTTTTCTAACAAAGGCAGGCGAATTTAAGGAAGCTTTAGAGATAGCTAAGAGAATGGAATCAGTTGGATGTAGACCAGATGTTCTATTCTACAATTCCTTGATCCATACACTAGGGAGAGCTGGCCAAATATCGGAGGCAGTTTATGTTTTCAAAGAAGAGATGCCCAAGACTGGTGTTTCACCAAACACGTCTACTTACAATACTATGATTGCCATGTTATGTCATCATGCTCAGGAGCAGAATGCCTTTGATCTCCTGAAGGAGATGGAAACTTCAGGTCATTGCAAGCCTGATGCTCAGACGTATTACCCATTGCTCAAGTTGTGCTTCAAAACAGGAAAAGTTGATAGTTTATTGAACCAATTGTTGGATGAAATGGTTCACAAGCATTATCTCAGTCTTGATTTATCAACATACACACTTTTAATTCACGGTCTTTGTAGAGCAAACAAATGTGAATGGGCATGCCAGCTCTTCGAGGTGATGACTAGTCAAGACATAATACCGCAATATCAGACATGTCTTTTGCTTCTTGACGAAGTCAAACTAAAGAATATGGATGATGCTGCTGATAGAATTCAAGCTGTCATGAAGAAATTATGA
- the LOC120007568 gene encoding death-associated protein kinase 1-like has product MPPSYFPLRWESTGDQWWYASPIDWAAANGHYDLVRELLHLDTNLLIKLTSLRRIRRLETVWDDEAQFEDVAKCRSRVAKMLLLDCETKKGHNSLIRAGYGGWLLYTAASAGDVNFVKELLERNPLLVFGEGEFGVTDILYAAARSKDSEVFRVLLDHSYRVVGESESDFRWEMMNRAVHAAARGGNLEILKELHVDCSDVLVYRDAQGATLLHSASGRGQIEVVKELVSSYDIITATDDEGNTALHIAAYRGYLATVEVLIAASPSLSSLKNKYGDTFLHMAVSSFRTPGFRRVDRQIELVKELVSGKIVNVQDLVNAKNNDGRTALHIAVTENVQASVGELLMTVPSIDFNIRDINGMTPLDLLKQRPKAASSEILIKQLILAGGLSNGRSNVTRIATQSNLRGLHGIGGSPGTSFRIPDAEIFRYTGCENISDVDCDLESIGDGSGLSEFSDSDLVNSLDKKQSGSVNHAAKRLKFFLRWRKRKEKSTASTEMGGFNDSFETFNLSRSVEDYHIALRQRYSKQLSFPSPSTRKKFTAGLMQGVFRAVLSPGPFSRSSMSSPASIDKQKGDDLSGVSSSNHQSWRKKQASFNKKLMNQYFCFNAQGLAVEDSIYCAQPNQRHKQAASLVA; this is encoded by the exons ATGCCGCCTTCATACTTCCCTCTCAGGTGGGAGAGTACTGGAGACCAGTGGTGGTACGCTTCTCCCATTGATTGGGCAGCTGCAAATGGCCACTATGACCTGGTTAGAGAGCTTCTTCATCTTGACACCAATCTCCTCATCAAGCTCACTTCCCTCCGCCGTATTCGGCGGCTCGAAACTGTCTGGGACGACGAGGCTCAATTTGAGGATGTAGCCAAATGCAGGTCTCGGGTTGCCAAAATGCTTCTGCTTGACTGTGAAACAAAGAAAGGACACAACTCTCTGATTAGAGCCGGCTATGGCGGTTGGCTTCTCTACACTGCTGCCTCAGCTGGGGATGTGAACTTTGTCAAGGAATTGTTAGAGAGAAACCCACTTTTGGTGTTTGGGGAAGGAGAGTTTGGTGTTACTGATATACTCTATGCTGCAGCAAGAAGCAAGGATTCTGAGGTTTTCAGGGTTTTGCTTGATCATTCTTATAGAGTGGTGGGTGAAAGTGAATCAGATTTTAGGTGGGAGATGATGAATAGAGCTGTACATGCTGCTGCTAGAGGTGGGAATTTGGAGATTTTGAAGGAGCTTCATGTGGATTGTTCTGATGTTTTGGTTTATAGAGATGCTCAAGGAGCCACTCTCTTGCATTCTGCCTCAGGTAGAGGACAAATTGAG GTAGTTAAAGAGTTAGTTTCATCCTATGATATCATAACCGCAACAGATGATGAAGGGAACACTGCATTACACATAGCTGCATACAGGGGTTACCTAGCCACAGTAGAGGTTCTGATAGCTGCATCTCCTTCATTGTCCTCTCTGAAAAACAAATATGGAGATACTTTTCTTCACATGGCCGTGTCAAGTTTCCGAACCCCTGGTTTTCGAAGAGTGGACCGACAAATTGAGCTCGTGAAAGAGTTGGTAAGTGGTAAGATCGTTAATGTGCAAGACCTTGTCAATGCCAAGAATAATGATGGAAGAACAGCCCTCCACATTGCAGTCACTGAGAACGTTCAGGCTAGTGTGGGGGAACTTCTGATGACCGTCCCATCAATCGATTTTAACATCCGTGACATCAATGGCATGACCCCGCTAGATCTCCTGAAGCAACGGCCAAAAGCAGCCTCTTCAGAAATCCTGATTAAGCAGTTGATTTTGGCTGGAGGCCTTTCCAATGGTCGGAGTAATGTGACTAGAATTGCCACACAATCCAATCTAAGAGGGCTGCACGGTATAGGAGGAAGTCCCGGAACTTCATTTAGGATTCCTGATGCGGAGATATTCCGTTACACTGGTTGTGAGAACATATCGGATGTTGATTGTGATCTAGAAAGTATTGGAGATGGTTCAGGCTTGAGTGAGTTCAGTGACTCTGACTTGGTTAATTCATTGGATAAGAAGCAGTCAGGTTCTGTAAATCATGCTGCCAAGCGCCTGAAGTTTTTCCTTCGGTGGCgcaagaggaaagaaaagagtactgcAAGCACTGAAATGGGAGGTTTCAATGATTCTTTTGAGACCTTCAACTTAAGCAGAAGTGTGGAGGACTATCATATCGCATTGCGGCAAAGATACTCAAAACAATTGTCTTTTCCCAGTCCATCAACCAGAAAGAAATTCACTGCAGGGCTTATGCAAGGCGTTTTTCGGGCAGTACTATCTCCCGGTCCTTTCTCACGATCGTCCATGTCTTCGCCAGCTTCAATAGACAAGCAAAAGGGTGATGATCTCTCAGGAGTTTCTTCATCAAATCATCAGTCATGGAGGAAGAAACAAGCATCATTCAATAAGAAGTTGATGAACCAGTACTTTTGCTTTAATGCACAAGGACTAGCTGTGGAGGATTCAATATACTGTGCACAGCCTAATCAGAGACACAAGCAGGCCGCTTCTCTGGTTGCATAA
- the LOC120007570 gene encoding 3-oxoacyl-[acyl-carrier-protein] reductase 4-like: MAAVAGSNVVAFKSAATSTSAKSWSSGEPRMVQLGQWSRVSTGIRSGLVCPRIELQCRSRSPFSTSGARAQVATVEQASTEAAKNVEVPVAIVTGASRGIGRAVALSLGKAGCKVLVNYARSSKEAEEVSKEIEASGGQALPFGGDVSKEADVELMIKTAIDTWGTIDILVNNAGITRDTLLMRMKKSQWQEVIDLNLTGVFLCTQAAAKIMMKKRKGKIINIASVVGLVGNVGQANYSAAKAGVIGLTKTVAKEYASRNINVNAVAPGFIASDMTSKLGEDIEKKILETIPLGRYGQPEEVAGLVEFLALNPAANYITGQVLTIDGGMVM, translated from the exons ATGGCCGCCGTTGCTGGATCGAATGTTGTTGCTTTCAAATCAGCCGCAACCTCAACCTCCGCTAAATCATGGAGTTCCGGTGAACCGCGTATGGTACAGTTAGGGCAGTGGTCTCGCGTGTCTACTGGCATCCGATCGGGTCTGGTCTGTCCTCGCATTGAACTCCAGTGCAGATCGAGGAGCCCGTTCTCCACTTCTG GTGCAAGAGCTCAGGTCGCCACTGTTGAACAAGCAAGCACAGAGGCAGCTAAAAATGTTGAAGTACCTGTAGCCATAGTGACTGGAGCATCTAGAGGTATTGGCAGAGCAGTTGCATTGTCTTTGGGGAAAGCAGGTTGTAAG GTTTTAGTAAATTATGCAAGGTCATCCAAGGAGGCTGAGGAAGTTTCCAAAGag ATTGAAGCATCTGGTGGCCAGGCGCTTCCTTTTGGGGGAGATGTTTCTAAAGAAGCTGATGTAGAATTAATGATAAAAACT GCTATTGATACTTGGGGAACCATTGATATATTGGTTAACAATGCAG GAATCACTCGGGATACTTTGTTGATGAGAATGAAGAAATCTCAGTGGCAGGAGGTTATTGATCTGAATCTGACTGGCGTATTCCTCTGCACACAG GCAGCTGCCAAGATcatgatgaagaagagaaag GGAAAGATAATCAACATAGCTTCAGTTGTTGGTCTGGTTGGCAATGTTGGACAAGCCAACTATAGTGCTGCAAAAGCAGGAGTTATTGGATTGACAAAGACAGTTGCAAAGGAGTATGCCAGTAGAAACATTAAT GTCAATGCTGTTGCCCCAGGATTTATTGCATCTGACATGACTTCTAAGCTTGGAGAAGacattgagaaaaaaatattggaaaCAATCCCATTAG GAAGGTACGGCCAACCAGAAGAAGTTGCAGGACTGGTGGAATTCTTGGCTCTTAATCCGGCCGCCAATTACATTACTGGACAG GTCCTCACCATCGATGGAGGAATGGTCATGTGA
- the LOC120006966 gene encoding protein Iojap-related, mitochondrial, whose translation MWAALRSRSLPFLSTSSKDSYPLIGRSWKLGFPGLNHNFTSSTVGSAGNTGFLDLEEVEKVLTDVKADNVQVIPVNKGCDWADFMVLATGRSAWHVKNIAQALIYQAKQKQRGAGRVVLPSVQGQEGGKWIVVDSGKIIVHALDEKARAYYNLESLWNTETSPKDSIQDLEKAFVKIRPKNNSKKPMRRSA comes from the exons ATGTGGGCGGCTCTACGATCTCGATCGCTTCCTTTCTTGTCAACGTCGTCAAAAGATTCATATCCTCTAATCGGTCGCTCATGGAAGCTTGGCTTTCCAGGCCTCAATCACAACTTTACTTCCTCCACAGTTGGCAGTGCCGGTAACACCGGGTTTTTAGACCTAGAAGAGGTGGAAAAAGTTCTCACCGATGTGAAGGCAGACAACGTGCAGGTGATACCTGTCAATAAGGGCTGTGATTGGGCCGATTTCATGGTGCTTGCCACTGGTAGGTCCGCCTGGCACGTCAAGAACATCGCTCAAGCCCTAATTTACCAG GCCAAGCAAAAGCAAAGGGGAGCTGGTCGAGTAGTCCTACCCAGTGTGCAAGGACAAGAGGGAGGAAAATGGATTGTCGTCGACTCGG GTAAGATCATTGTTCATGCTCTTGACGAGAAAGCTAGAGCTTATTACAATTTGGAAAGTCTCTGGAACACAGAAACATCTCCAAAGGATTCAATTCAG GATTTGGAGAAAGCATTTGTGAAGATTCGTCCGAAGAATAATTCGAAGAAGCCAATGCGGAGAAGTGCTTAA